The following proteins come from a genomic window of Enterobacter chengduensis:
- the recC gene encoding exodeoxyribonuclease V subunit gamma gives MLRVYHSNRLDVLEALMEFIVERERLDDPFEPEMVLVQSTGMAQWLQMSLSRKFGIAANIDFPLPASFIWDMFVRVLPDIPEQSAFNKQAMSWKLMALLPEMLQRDEFAMLRHYLNDDTDKRKLFQLASRTADLYDQYLVYRSDWLIRWEAGELVDGLPEAQVWQAPLWKALVDHTEKLGQPKWHRANLYDRFISILENASERPARLPSRVFICGISALPPIYLKALHALGKHIDIHILFTNPCRQYWGDILDERWLARLVTRQRKRLFEERTVPLFKDVSAVGQLFDEEGIQNLPNPLLASWGKLGRDYIHMLSDITSSGEGDVDAFVEIAPDSLLHNIQLDILDLENRVVMGVTANEFERSDSKRKLDPDDRSVTFHVCHSPQREVEVLHDQLLAMLQEDPDLTPRDIVVMVADIDSYSPFIQAVFGSATGERYLPYAISDRRARQSHPLLQAFITLLSLSDSRFISEDVLALLDVPVLAARFNINEEGLRYLRQWVNESGVRWGIDDDNVQEFELPPTGQHTWRFGLTRMLLGYAMESSQGEWNEVLPYDESSGLIAELVGHLASLLMQLNRWRHELLQPRTLEAWLPVCRALLNDFFLPDSDTEAAMALIETQWQAIIDEGVNSHYQEAIPLSLLRDELTQRLDQERISQRFLAGPINICTLMPMRSIPFKVVCLLGMNDGVYPRALAPLGFDLMSANPKRGDRSRRDDDRYLFLEALISAQSKLYISYIGRSIQDNSERFPSVLVQELVDYIGQSHYLPGDEERNCDESEQRVKAHITCYHSRMPFDPVNYVASERQSYAQEWLPAAKKEGRAHTDFIQELDPRPVDTLTFEQLQRFWAHPVRAFFQQRLQVNFRSEESEIPDAEPFTLEGLERYQLNLQLLNALVEEEDADKLYRRYRAAGQLPYGAFGEIVWEAQCQEMTALAERVRACRQPGKSIEIDLSCNGVQLTGWLTQVQPDGLLRWRPSMLSVSQGLQLWLEHLVYSALGHQGESRIFVRKEGEWRFPPMESEQALRYLSLYIEGYGQGINKPLLLLPESGGAWIKACYDAQNDAMLTDESSLQKARSKFMQAYEGNMMVRGEGEDVWYQRLWRTLEPEYFDAITEEAQRYLLPLFRFNQS, from the coding sequence ATGTTAAGGGTCTACCACTCAAATCGTCTGGATGTGCTGGAAGCGCTGATGGAGTTTATCGTTGAGCGCGAGCGGCTTGACGATCCGTTTGAGCCCGAAATGGTGCTGGTGCAGAGCACCGGTATGGCACAGTGGCTGCAAATGTCCCTTTCCCGCAAGTTTGGCATAGCCGCGAACATCGATTTCCCGCTGCCCGCGAGCTTTATCTGGGACATGTTCGTGCGCGTGTTGCCGGATATTCCAGAGCAGAGCGCATTCAACAAGCAGGCGATGAGCTGGAAGCTGATGGCGCTACTGCCGGAAATGCTGCAGCGCGATGAATTTGCCATGCTGCGTCACTACCTCAACGATGACACCGATAAGCGCAAGCTGTTCCAGCTGGCGTCGCGCACCGCCGATCTCTACGACCAATACCTGGTTTACCGTTCTGACTGGTTAATCCGTTGGGAAGCGGGCGAGCTGGTCGACGGGCTGCCGGAGGCGCAGGTATGGCAGGCACCGCTGTGGAAAGCGCTGGTGGATCATACGGAGAAACTTGGCCAGCCTAAGTGGCACCGTGCCAATCTGTACGATCGGTTTATCTCGATACTTGAAAATGCGTCGGAGCGCCCGGCACGGCTGCCGTCACGCGTCTTTATCTGCGGGATATCCGCATTACCCCCCATTTATCTGAAGGCGTTGCATGCGCTGGGTAAGCATATTGATATCCATATTTTGTTTACCAACCCCTGCCGGCAGTATTGGGGGGATATCCTTGACGAACGCTGGCTTGCACGGCTGGTGACCCGTCAAAGAAAGCGCCTTTTTGAAGAGCGAACGGTGCCTCTGTTTAAAGACGTTTCGGCTGTCGGGCAGCTTTTTGATGAAGAGGGGATCCAGAACCTGCCCAATCCGCTGCTTGCCTCATGGGGTAAGCTGGGGCGTGACTACATTCATATGCTTTCAGACATCACGTCCTCAGGTGAAGGTGACGTGGATGCCTTTGTGGAGATAGCCCCGGACAGCCTGCTGCATAACATTCAGTTAGACATTCTGGACCTGGAAAACCGCGTCGTGATGGGCGTGACGGCGAACGAGTTCGAACGCAGCGACAGTAAGCGAAAACTGGATCCCGACGATCGCAGCGTCACGTTCCACGTTTGCCACAGCCCGCAGCGCGAGGTCGAAGTGCTTCACGACCAGCTGCTGGCGATGCTGCAGGAGGACCCCGACCTGACGCCGCGCGACATCGTGGTGATGGTGGCGGATATCGACAGCTACAGCCCCTTTATTCAGGCCGTCTTTGGCAGCGCGACGGGTGAGCGATACCTGCCTTACGCTATCTCTGACCGTCGTGCCCGCCAGTCGCATCCGCTATTGCAGGCCTTTATCACTCTGCTGTCACTGTCGGATAGCCGGTTCATCTCGGAAGATGTTCTGGCGTTACTGGATGTTCCCGTGCTGGCCGCACGCTTCAACATCAATGAAGAGGGGCTGCGCTACCTTCGCCAGTGGGTGAATGAGTCTGGGGTGCGCTGGGGGATCGATGACGATAACGTGCAGGAGTTCGAACTTCCTCCAACCGGGCAGCACACGTGGCGATTTGGTCTGACGCGTATGCTGCTGGGCTACGCCATGGAGAGCAGCCAGGGCGAGTGGAACGAGGTGCTGCCTTACGATGAATCCAGCGGGTTGATTGCTGAGCTGGTGGGGCATTTAGCGTCGCTGCTGATGCAGCTTAACCGCTGGCGACACGAGCTGCTCCAGCCGCGAACGCTTGAAGCGTGGCTTCCGGTGTGCAGGGCGTTGCTCAATGATTTCTTCCTGCCGGACAGCGACACCGAAGCGGCAATGGCGCTCATTGAAACACAGTGGCAGGCCATTATCGACGAAGGCGTGAATTCCCACTATCAGGAAGCCATTCCGTTGTCGCTGTTGAGGGATGAGTTGACGCAGCGGCTTGACCAGGAGCGAATCAGCCAGCGTTTCCTGGCCGGTCCCATCAATATCTGCACCCTGATGCCCATGCGTTCTATCCCGTTTAAAGTGGTCTGCCTGCTCGGCATGAACGACGGCGTGTATCCCCGCGCGCTGGCGCCGCTGGGGTTCGATTTGATGAGCGCAAATCCAAAACGGGGCGACCGTAGCCGCCGTGATGATGACCGCTACCTTTTCCTTGAGGCGCTCATCTCCGCCCAGAGTAAGCTCTATATCAGCTATATTGGTCGTTCCATCCAGGACAACAGCGAGCGTTTCCCTTCCGTTCTGGTGCAGGAGCTGGTGGACTATATCGGCCAAAGTCACTATCTGCCGGGGGATGAAGAACGCAACTGTGATGAAAGCGAGCAGAGGGTGAAAGCCCATATCACCTGTTACCACAGCCGCATGCCGTTTGACCCTGTGAATTACGTTGCCAGCGAGCGCCAGAGCTATGCTCAGGAGTGGCTACCCGCGGCAAAAAAAGAGGGGAGAGCACATACCGATTTCATTCAGGAGCTTGACCCACGGCCTGTCGACACCCTGACCTTTGAACAGCTTCAGCGGTTTTGGGCGCATCCGGTGCGCGCCTTCTTCCAGCAGCGACTACAGGTCAACTTCCGTTCTGAAGAGAGTGAAATTCCTGATGCAGAGCCCTTTACGCTGGAAGGGCTGGAGCGCTACCAGTTAAACCTGCAATTGCTGAACGCGCTGGTTGAAGAGGAGGATGCGGACAAGCTTTACCGCCGCTACCGTGCCGCAGGGCAGCTGCCCTACGGCGCGTTCGGGGAGATCGTCTGGGAGGCGCAGTGTCAGGAGATGACCGCCCTGGCAGAGCGCGTGAGAGCGTGCCGACAGCCAGGAAAAAGTATTGAAATCGATCTCAGCTGCAACGGTGTACAGCTCACTGGCTGGTTAACCCAGGTTCAGCCTGACGGGCTGCTGCGCTGGCGGCCCTCAATGCTTAGCGTTTCCCAGGGATTGCAACTCTGGCTGGAACATCTTGTCTACAGTGCGTTGGGTCATCAAGGTGAAAGCCGGATCTTCGTGCGCAAAGAGGGCGAGTGGCGCTTCCCGCCGATGGAGTCTGAACAGGCGTTACGGTATCTGTCTTTGTATATTGAGGGCTACGGCCAGGGAATCAACAAACCGCTTCTGTTACTACCTGAAAGTGGCGGTGCGTGGATAAAAGCCTGTTATGACGCGCAGAATGATGCGATGTTAACGGATGAGTCTTCGCTGCAGAAAGCGCGCAGCAAATTTATGCAGGCCTACGAAGGTAACATGATGGTGCGTGGTGAAGGTGAAGATGTGTGGTATCAGCGCTTGTGGCGAACGCTTGAGCCAGAATACTTCGACGCTATCACGGAAGAGGCGCAGCGCTACCTGCTGCCGTTGTTTAGATTTAATCAGTCCTGA
- a CDS encoding prepilin-type N-terminal cleavage/methylation domain-containing protein, with amino-acid sequence MSTAVSREKGFSMVEVLLAMVLLTIVVTALSGYHRALAARFTVLNQYRQLWHHAWNQSQLSTNVLPAGWQASRVQTTHAGCVSITVTLISPLGRRGEITRLHCPVSQ; translated from the coding sequence ATGTCAACTGCCGTAAGCAGAGAAAAGGGGTTTAGCATGGTTGAGGTCCTGCTGGCGATGGTGCTGCTGACGATCGTCGTGACGGCGCTGTCGGGCTATCACCGGGCGCTGGCGGCGCGCTTTACCGTGCTCAATCAGTATCGCCAGCTCTGGCACCATGCCTGGAACCAGTCTCAGCTCTCAACAAATGTTCTCCCCGCAGGCTGGCAGGCCAGTCGGGTGCAGACAACGCACGCAGGATGTGTCAGCATCACGGTTACACTTATTTCTCCTCTGGGGCGGCGCGGTGAGATAACGCGTCTGCATTGCCCGGTTAGCCAGTAG
- a CDS encoding DUF2509 family protein, with protein sequence MNRQRGMSSLALVLLLLVLGTLILTGLNQQLTTFSTLVGDESRSLQQQAKIQSALEWGRVQSWSSEPQVQCKNTSAWQVCLRPLSEARVLLIAGDRDLLFWRAGEIVDGKVRFSPHGWSDFCPLKESGLCQLP encoded by the coding sequence GTGAATCGTCAACGCGGAATGTCTTCGCTGGCGCTGGTTCTGCTTTTACTGGTGCTCGGTACCCTGATCCTCACAGGGCTCAATCAGCAGCTCACCACGTTTAGCACGCTCGTGGGCGATGAGAGCCGCTCACTTCAACAGCAGGCGAAGATACAATCCGCGCTTGAGTGGGGACGGGTTCAGAGCTGGTCGTCAGAGCCACAGGTTCAGTGCAAAAACACATCGGCGTGGCAGGTGTGTTTGCGCCCGCTGAGCGAGGCGCGCGTGTTGCTGATTGCCGGAGACCGTGACCTGCTATTCTGGCGCGCAGGAGAGATTGTCGATGGGAAAGTTCGCTTTTCGCCTCACGGCTGGAGCGATTTTTGCCCCCTTAAGGAGAGCGGGTTATGTCAACTGCCGTAA
- a CDS encoding prepilin peptidase-dependent protein, translating into MLMRQRGFSLTEVLIAMAISSLLLMSASRFLPGLQRAVLLQSGQRELEEEVWQQLFALGKQLQRAGYCAGSCQGQALTIARQGGCAIVRWDANGNGSWDNTASENDSTGFRLEAGALETQRGATSCEGKGWEKLTDPDRLTIAHFVVRKVEHAGFAPEVNIELAAMRKGEQGEPWQARYTVTGYNL; encoded by the coding sequence ATGTTGATGAGGCAGCGCGGTTTCTCACTGACTGAAGTTCTGATTGCCATGGCGATTAGCAGCCTTTTGCTGATGAGCGCATCGCGTTTTTTACCCGGATTGCAGCGGGCGGTCTTACTGCAGTCCGGCCAGAGAGAGCTGGAGGAAGAGGTCTGGCAACAGCTGTTTGCCCTTGGCAAACAGCTTCAGCGTGCGGGGTACTGCGCGGGAAGCTGTCAGGGACAGGCGCTGACGATCGCGAGGCAAGGAGGTTGCGCCATTGTGCGGTGGGATGCCAACGGTAACGGCAGCTGGGACAACACGGCATCAGAAAATGACAGCACCGGTTTTCGTCTGGAAGCGGGCGCGCTGGAAACTCAGCGAGGGGCGACGTCGTGTGAAGGGAAAGGATGGGAAAAGCTTACCGACCCGGACAGGCTTACGATCGCGCATTTTGTCGTGCGGAAAGTGGAACATGCCGGTTTTGCGCCAGAGGTGAATATCGAACTGGCCGCGATGCGTAAAGGCGAGCAGGGGGAGCCCTGGCAGGCGCGGTATACGGTCACAGGGTACAACCTGTGA
- a CDS encoding prepilin peptidase-dependent protein gives MKKENGFTLIETLVAISLVVILSASGLYGWDSWQRQQRLWQTASQVRDYLLFLRNHANRHNRDHQISRQRMGDRDCLASSAVQGCEKGSPFVLIPLWPEVAIGEVTPSLGFYGLRDTAWAGRIRVQSRAGEWLIIVSNGGRIRMCQVSEGGSC, from the coding sequence ATGAAAAAAGAGAACGGTTTTACGCTTATCGAAACGCTGGTCGCGATTTCGCTTGTTGTTATCCTGAGCGCCTCTGGCCTGTACGGCTGGGACAGCTGGCAACGGCAGCAGCGGCTGTGGCAAACCGCCAGCCAGGTGCGAGATTACCTGCTGTTTCTGCGCAACCATGCCAACCGCCACAACCGCGACCATCAAATTTCCCGTCAGCGGATGGGTGACCGGGACTGTCTGGCGAGCTCTGCCGTGCAAGGCTGTGAGAAGGGCAGTCCCTTTGTACTGATCCCACTCTGGCCTGAGGTTGCGATCGGCGAGGTCACGCCGTCACTCGGGTTCTATGGATTACGGGATACGGCTTGGGCGGGGAGAATACGCGTTCAAAGCCGTGCGGGAGAGTGGCTGATTATTGTCTCAAATGGGGGGCGCATCAGGATGTGTCAAGTTTCTGAGGGAGGTTCATGTTGA
- the thyA gene encoding thymidylate synthase: MKQYLELMKKVLDEGTPKNDRTGTGTLSIFGHQMRFNLQEGFPLVTTKRCHLRSIIHELLWFLQGDTNVAYLHENNVSIWDEWADENGNLGPVYGKQWRAWPTPDGRHIDQITTVMNQLKNDPDSRRIIVSAWNVGELDKMALAPCHAFFQFYVADGKLSCQLYQRSCDVFLGLPFNIASYALLVHMMAQQCDLEVGDFVWTGGDTHLYSNHMEQTHLQLTREPRALPKLIIKRKPASIFDYRFDDFEIEGYDPHPGIKAPVAI; the protein is encoded by the coding sequence ATGAAACAGTATCTTGAATTGATGAAAAAAGTGCTCGATGAGGGCACGCCGAAAAACGACCGCACCGGCACCGGTACGCTCTCCATTTTTGGCCACCAGATGCGCTTCAATCTGCAAGAAGGCTTCCCGCTGGTGACGACAAAGCGCTGCCACCTGCGCTCGATCATTCATGAACTGCTCTGGTTCCTGCAAGGCGATACCAACGTTGCGTATCTGCACGAAAATAACGTTTCAATCTGGGACGAATGGGCAGACGAGAACGGCAACCTGGGCCCGGTTTACGGCAAGCAGTGGCGCGCCTGGCCAACGCCCGATGGCCGCCATATTGACCAGATCACCACCGTGATGAACCAGCTGAAAAACGATCCGGACTCGCGCCGCATAATCGTTTCCGCCTGGAACGTCGGCGAGCTGGACAAAATGGCGCTGGCGCCGTGCCACGCGTTCTTCCAGTTCTATGTGGCGGATGGAAAGCTCTCCTGCCAGCTCTATCAGCGCTCCTGTGACGTGTTCCTCGGCCTGCCGTTTAACATCGCCAGCTATGCGCTGTTAGTCCACATGATGGCGCAGCAGTGCGACCTGGAAGTGGGCGATTTTGTCTGGACAGGTGGCGATACTCACCTTTACAGCAACCACATGGAACAGACGCATCTCCAGCTGACCCGCGAACCGCGTGCGCTGCCGAAGCTGATTATCAAACGTAAACCGGCGTCAATCTTCGACTACCGCTTTGATGATTTCGAGATTGAGGGCTACGACCCGCACCCCGGCATCAAGGCGCCCGTCGCTATCTGA
- the lgt gene encoding prolipoprotein diacylglyceryl transferase, translated as MNSGYLHFPEFDPVIFSVGPVSLHWYGLMYLVGFIFAMWLAGRRASRPGSGWTKNEVENLLYAGFLGVFLGGRIGYVLFYNLPVFLNDPLYLFRVWDGGMSFHGGLIGVILVMVIFAKRTKRNFFQVSDFIAPLIPFGLGAGRLGNFINGELWGRVDPSVPYTMLFPGSRAEDIALLPSHPEWQSIFDTYGVLPRHMSQLYELALEGVVLFIILNLFIRKPRPMGAVSGLFLIGYGAFRIIVEFFRQPDAQFTGEWVQYISMGQILSIPMIVAGAIMMIWAYRRRPQQQLS; from the coding sequence ATGAACAGTGGTTATCTGCATTTTCCGGAATTTGATCCGGTCATTTTCTCAGTAGGACCTGTTTCGCTTCACTGGTACGGTTTGATGTACCTGGTGGGCTTCATTTTTGCCATGTGGCTTGCTGGTCGTCGCGCCAGCCGTCCCGGCAGCGGCTGGACCAAAAACGAAGTGGAAAACCTGCTGTACGCGGGCTTCCTCGGCGTGTTCCTCGGTGGCCGTATTGGGTATGTGCTGTTCTACAACCTCCCGGTATTCCTGAACGATCCCCTCTATTTATTTCGCGTCTGGGATGGCGGCATGTCCTTCCACGGCGGCCTGATTGGGGTGATCCTGGTGATGGTGATTTTTGCCAAGCGCACCAAACGCAACTTCTTCCAGGTGTCAGATTTTATCGCACCGCTGATCCCGTTTGGTCTGGGCGCTGGCCGTCTGGGCAACTTCATCAACGGTGAGCTGTGGGGCCGCGTCGACCCAAGCGTGCCATATACTATGCTCTTCCCGGGCTCGCGCGCGGAAGATATCGCGCTGTTGCCATCCCACCCGGAGTGGCAGTCCATTTTCGATACCTACGGCGTGCTGCCGCGCCATATGTCTCAGCTGTACGAGCTGGCGCTGGAAGGCGTGGTGCTGTTTATCATCCTCAACCTGTTTATCCGCAAACCGCGCCCGATGGGGGCTGTATCCGGCCTGTTCCTGATTGGCTACGGCGCATTCCGTATCATCGTCGAGTTCTTCCGCCAGCCGGACGCACAGTTTACCGGCGAGTGGGTACAGTACATCAGCATGGGGCAGATCCTCTCCATTCCGATGATCGTCGCGGGTGCCATTATGATGATTTGGGCGTATCGTCGTCGTCCACAGCAACAACTTTCCTGA
- the ptsP gene encoding phosphoenolpyruvate--protein phosphotransferase produces the protein MLTRLREIVEKVASAPRLNEALNILVTDICLAMETEVCSVYLADHDRRCYYLMATRGLKKPRGRTVTLAFDEGIVGLVGRLAEPINLADAQKHPSFKYIPSVKEERFRAFLGVPIIQRRQLLGVLVVQQRELRQYDESEESFLVTLATQMAAILSQSQLAALFGQYRHTRIRALPASPGVAIAEGWMDATLPLMEQVYEASTLDEALERERLTAALEEAANEFRRYSKRFAAGAQKETAAIFDLYSHLLSDARLRRELFAEVDKGSVAEWAVKKVIEKFADQFAALTDGYLKERAGDLRALGQRLLFHLDDTIQGPNAWPKRFVLVADELSATTLAELPQDRLAGVVVRDGAANSHAAIMVRALGIPTVMGADIQPSVLHRRTLVVDGYRGELLVDPEPVLLQEYQRLISEENELSKLAEDDVNLPAQLKSGERIKVMLNAGLSPEHEEKLGSRIDGIGLYRTEIPFMLQSGFPSEEEQVAQYQGMLQMFNDKPVTLRTLDVGADKQLPYMPISEENPCLGWRGIRITLDQPEIFLIQVRAMLRANAATGNLSILLPMVTSIDEIDESRRLIERAGREVEEMIGYAIPKPRIGVMLEVPSMVFMLPQLANRVDFISVGTNDLTQYILAVDRNNTRVASIYDSLHPAIIRALAMIAREAEQYGIDLRLCGEMAGDSMCVAILIGLGYRHLSMNGRAVARVKYLLRHIDIDDARELAERSLEAQLAAEVRHQVAAFMERRGMGGLIRGGR, from the coding sequence ATGCTCACCCGCTTGCGAGAAATAGTCGAGAAGGTGGCCAGCGCGCCGCGTCTGAACGAGGCGCTGAATATTCTGGTCACCGACATCTGTCTTGCGATGGAGACCGAGGTCTGTTCGGTGTATCTGGCCGACCACGATCGGCGCTGCTATTACCTGATGGCAACCCGTGGTTTAAAAAAACCGCGTGGACGCACCGTCACGCTCGCATTTGATGAAGGTATCGTGGGTCTGGTCGGGCGGCTGGCTGAGCCCATCAACCTGGCCGACGCGCAAAAACACCCCAGCTTCAAATACATTCCTTCCGTAAAAGAAGAACGCTTCCGCGCTTTTCTTGGCGTACCGATTATCCAGCGTCGCCAGCTGCTCGGCGTGCTGGTCGTTCAGCAGCGTGAGCTGCGTCAGTACGATGAAAGCGAAGAGTCATTCCTCGTTACGCTGGCCACGCAGATGGCGGCTATCCTCTCCCAGTCTCAGCTTGCCGCGCTCTTTGGTCAGTATCGCCATACGCGCATTCGTGCCCTTCCGGCCTCGCCAGGCGTGGCGATAGCGGAAGGCTGGATGGACGCCACGCTGCCGTTGATGGAGCAGGTTTACGAAGCCTCAACGCTCGATGAAGCGCTTGAGCGCGAGCGTCTTACCGCCGCGCTGGAAGAGGCGGCAAATGAGTTTCGCCGCTACAGCAAGCGCTTTGCCGCAGGCGCGCAAAAAGAGACGGCGGCCATCTTCGACCTCTATTCGCACCTGCTCTCCGATGCGCGCCTGCGCCGCGAGCTTTTTGCCGAAGTGGATAAAGGGTCGGTCGCGGAGTGGGCGGTTAAGAAGGTTATCGAAAAATTTGCCGATCAATTTGCGGCATTGACCGATGGTTACCTGAAAGAGCGGGCAGGCGATCTCCGCGCTCTGGGACAGCGGCTGCTGTTCCATCTTGATGACACCATTCAGGGGCCGAATGCCTGGCCAAAACGGTTTGTTCTTGTTGCCGATGAACTCTCGGCAACGACGCTGGCTGAACTGCCGCAGGACAGGCTGGCCGGTGTGGTGGTGCGCGATGGTGCCGCCAACTCACACGCCGCCATCATGGTGCGCGCGCTGGGTATTCCAACCGTTATGGGCGCGGATATCCAGCCGTCGGTGCTGCACCGCCGCACGCTGGTGGTCGACGGCTATCGCGGTGAGCTGCTGGTCGATCCTGAGCCGGTTCTGCTCCAGGAATACCAGCGTCTTATCAGCGAAGAGAATGAATTAAGCAAGCTGGCGGAAGATGACGTTAACCTGCCCGCACAGCTCAAGAGCGGCGAACGGATCAAAGTCATGCTCAACGCGGGCTTAAGCCCCGAGCACGAAGAGAAGCTCGGCAGCCGCATCGACGGTATTGGCTTGTACCGTACTGAAATTCCGTTCATGCTGCAGAGCGGTTTCCCCTCCGAAGAGGAGCAGGTGGCGCAGTATCAGGGCATGCTGCAGATGTTCAACGACAAGCCTGTTACGCTGCGAACCCTGGACGTCGGTGCGGATAAACAGCTACCGTATATGCCGATCAGCGAAGAGAACCCGTGCCTGGGCTGGCGCGGGATCCGCATCACGCTCGATCAGCCAGAGATCTTCCTGATCCAGGTGCGCGCCATGCTGCGCGCCAACGCGGCGACGGGCAACCTCAGCATCCTGCTGCCGATGGTCACCAGCATTGATGAGATCGACGAGTCACGGCGGCTGATCGAACGTGCTGGTCGTGAAGTGGAAGAGATGATCGGCTATGCGATCCCGAAACCGCGGATAGGAGTGATGCTTGAAGTGCCGTCGATGGTCTTCATGCTGCCGCAGCTGGCGAACCGCGTTGATTTTATCTCTGTCGGCACGAACGACCTGACGCAATATATTCTGGCCGTCGATCGTAACAACACCCGCGTCGCCAGTATCTACGACAGCCTGCATCCGGCGATCATTCGCGCGTTGGCGATGATTGCTCGTGAGGCGGAGCAGTACGGCATTGATTTACGCCTGTGCGGTGAAATGGCGGGGGATTCCATGTGCGTTGCGATCCTGATTGGTCTGGGATACCGCCATCTGTCGATGAACGGTCGCGCCGTTGCCCGCGTGAAATACCTGTTGCGGCATATCGATATCGATGATGCCCGCGAGCTGGCTGAACGCAGCCTTGAGGCGCAGCTGGCTGCTGAGGTTCGTCATCAGGTTGCGGCGTTTATGGAACGACGGGGTATGGGCGGCCTGATCCGCGGCGGCCGCTAA
- the rppH gene encoding RNA pyrophosphohydrolase → MIDDDGYRPNVGIVICNRQGQVMWARRYGQHSWQFPQGGINPGESPEQAMYRELFEEVGLSRKDVRILASTRNWLRYKLPKRLVRWDTKPVCIGQKQKWFLLQLVGNDSDINMQTSSTPEFDGWRWVSYWYPVRQVVSFKRDVYRRVMKEFASVVMQLQEIPPKPQSAPAWRRKRG, encoded by the coding sequence GTGATTGATGACGATGGCTACCGCCCGAACGTAGGAATAGTAATTTGTAATCGTCAGGGCCAGGTAATGTGGGCCCGGCGATATGGTCAGCACTCCTGGCAGTTCCCGCAGGGCGGGATCAATCCGGGAGAGTCCCCAGAACAAGCGATGTACCGGGAGCTTTTTGAAGAGGTCGGTTTAAGCCGAAAAGATGTTCGCATCCTGGCTTCGACCCGCAACTGGTTGCGTTACAAGTTACCGAAACGTTTGGTGCGTTGGGACACAAAGCCGGTTTGTATCGGCCAGAAACAGAAGTGGTTTCTGTTGCAGTTGGTGGGCAACGATTCAGACATCAATATGCAAACCAGCAGTACGCCGGAGTTCGATGGCTGGCGCTGGGTGAGCTATTGGTATCCTGTTCGTCAGGTCGTGTCATTTAAACGCGATGTTTACCGTAGGGTGATGAAAGAGTTTGCAAGTGTGGTAATGCAGCTTCAGGAGATCCCGCCTAAGCCGCAGAGCGCACCTGCCTGGCGACGTAAAAGAGGTTAA
- the mutH gene encoding DNA mismatch repair endonuclease MutH, which yields MHPLTPLLSPPSSESQLLQQAQRLAGFSLGELAAMAGLPIPKDLKRDKGWIGMLLELWLGASAGSKPEQDFAALGVELKTIPIDSLGKPLETTFVCVAPLTGNTGVTWETSHVRHKLKRVLWVPVEGERQLPLAERRVGAPLLWSPSEDEDHQLRLDWEELMDMIVLGQVERITARHGEVLQLRPKAANSKALTEAIGAKGQPILTLPRGFYLKKNFTGALLARHFLLTT from the coding sequence ATGCATCCGCTTACACCCTTGCTCTCACCGCCGTCCAGCGAGAGCCAGCTTCTACAGCAGGCGCAGCGTCTTGCAGGCTTTTCGCTTGGCGAGCTGGCGGCGATGGCAGGTTTGCCGATCCCGAAGGATCTGAAACGGGATAAAGGCTGGATCGGCATGCTGCTTGAACTGTGGCTGGGTGCCAGCGCAGGGAGCAAACCAGAGCAGGATTTTGCCGCACTGGGCGTGGAGTTAAAAACCATCCCCATAGACAGCCTGGGCAAGCCGCTTGAAACCACCTTTGTTTGCGTTGCGCCATTAACCGGCAACACCGGCGTGACGTGGGAAACCAGCCACGTTCGCCATAAGCTGAAGCGCGTATTGTGGGTGCCGGTTGAAGGCGAGCGACAGCTCCCCCTCGCTGAGCGTCGCGTTGGCGCGCCGCTGCTCTGGAGCCCGAGCGAGGATGAGGATCATCAGCTGCGTCTGGACTGGGAGGAGCTGATGGACATGATTGTGCTTGGGCAGGTAGAGCGCATCACCGCCCGCCACGGGGAGGTATTACAGCTGCGCCCAAAAGCGGCCAACAGTAAAGCGCTTACCGAGGCAATTGGCGCGAAGGGTCAGCCCATACTGACGTTGCCGCGCGGTTTTTATCTCAAAAAGAATTTCACCGGCGCACTCCTTGCCCGTCATTTCCTGTTAACAACATAG
- a CDS encoding YgdI/YgdR family lipoprotein codes for MKKWAVLVSAVGLAFAVSGCSSDYVMATKDGRMILTDGKPEVDDDTGLVSYRDQQGNKMQINRDEVSQIIER; via the coding sequence ATGAAAAAATGGGCAGTGTTAGTGTCAGCAGTCGGTTTAGCGTTTGCCGTATCCGGATGTAGCAGCGATTACGTTATGGCGACAAAGGATGGACGAATGATCCTGACCGACGGCAAACCCGAAGTCGATGATGATACCGGCCTGGTGAGCTACCGCGATCAGCAAGGCAATAAAATGCAGATCAATCGCGACGAAGTGTCGCAAATTATCGAGCGATAA